The following coding sequences lie in one Arachis stenosperma cultivar V10309 chromosome 5, arast.V10309.gnm1.PFL2, whole genome shotgun sequence genomic window:
- the LOC130981877 gene encoding aminopeptidase P1, which yields MEDTLSALRSLMSSHSPSLDALVVPSEDYHQSEYVSARDKRREFVSGFSGSAGLALITTKEALLWTDGRYFLQAEQQLSDQWKLMRIGEDPAVDVWMADNLPKDASIGVDPWCISVDTAQRWERAFAEKHQKLVQTTKNLVDEVWAKRPPEQINAVIVHPLEFAGRSVADKLQDLRKRLAQERARGIIFTALDEVAWLYNIRGSDVAYCPVVHAFAIVTTNSAFLYVNKEKVSVEVKTHLEENGIGIRDYTAVSSDAALLATDELDALSTAKGSLAAVTKEAEKTHNELNKGVNGEHLAEEHSNDFVWVDPGTCCYALYSKLNSQTVILQQSPLALAKALKNPVELDGLRKAHVRDGAAVVQYLVWLDKKMQEIYGASGYFLEGNSVKKEKGSESLKLTEVTASDKLEGFRASKEHFRGLSFPTISSVGSNAAIIHYSPQAETCAELDPDKIYLVDSGAQYLDGTTDITRTVHFGKPSAHEKACYTAVLKGHIALGNARFPNGTNGHALDILARVPLWKDGLDYRHGTGHGIGSYLNVHEGPHLISFRPQARNVPLQSSMTVTDEPGYYEDGNFGIRLENVLIVNEADTKFNFGDKGYLSFEHITWAPYQTKLIDLNLLMPDEISWLNSYHSKCRDILAPYLDVAENAWLQKATEPVAV from the exons ATGGAAGACACACTCTCTGCTTTGAGGTCATTGATGTCTTCTCACTCCCCTTCTCTTGATGCCTTAGTTGTTCCTTCCGAAGATTATCACCAG AGTGAATATGTATCTGCAAGAGATAAGCGCCGCGAGTTCGTTTCCGGCTTCAGTGGAAGTGCTG GTTTGGCACTTATAACGACGAAAGAAGCACTCTTGTGGACGGATGGACGATATTTTTTGCAGGCAGAGCAACAGCTTAGTGATCAATGGAAGCTAATGCGCATTGGCGAAGATCCTGCTGTGGATGTTTGGATGGCTGAT AACTTGCCTAAAGATGCATCTATTGGGGTTGATCCATGGTGCATTTCGGTTGATACTGCCCAAAGATGGGAACGTGCTTTTGCTGAAAAACATCAGAAGCTGGTTCAAACGACAAAAAATTTGGTAGATGAAGTATGGGCAAAGCGACCTCCAGAACAGATTAATGCTGTTATTGTACATCCATTGGAATTTGCAGGTCGCTCTGTTGCAGATAAGTTGCAAGACTTGAGAAAAAGGCTTGCGCAAGAGCGAGCCCGTGGCATCATTTTCACAGCTCTTGATGAA GTTGCCTGGTTATACAATATCCGTGGAAGTGATGTGGCATACTGTCCTGTTGTTCATGCATTTGCTATTGTTACAACTAATTCTGCTTTCCTTTATGTCAACAAGGAAAAAGTATCTGTTGAG GTAAAAACTCATCTAGAGGAGAATGGAATTGGAATTCGAGACTATACAGCCGTGAGCTCTGATGCAGCATTGCTCGCAACTGATGAGCTTGATGCTCTGTCTACTGCCAAAGGTTCTCTAGCTGCAGTTACAAAGGAAGCAGAAAAGACTCACAATGAGCTCAACAAGGGAGTAAATGGTGAACATCTAGCTGAAGAACATAGTAATGATTTTGTATGGGTTGATCCAGGAACATGCTGTTATGCACTGTATTCAAAATTGAACTCTCAGACAGTTATTCTACAGCAGTCGCCTTTGGCCCTTGCAAAAGCTTTGAAG AACCCAGTGGAGTTGGATGGATTAAGAAAGGCGCATGTTCGGGATGGCGCGGCTGTTGTGCAATATCTTGTCTGGCTAGATAAGAAG ATGCAGGAAATTTATGGAGCGTCTGGTTACTTTTTAGAGGGTAATTctgtgaaaaaagaaaaaggatc GGAGTCCTTGAAATTGACTGAGGTGACTGCAAGTGACAAACTTGAAGGTTTTCGAGCATCAAAAGAG CATTTCAGAGGATTGAGTTTCCCTACTATTTCCTCAGTTGGCTCAAATGCAGCTATCATTCACTATTCTCCACAGGCAGAGACATGTGCTGAACTTGATCCAGACAAAATTTATCTAGTTGATTCTGGAGCTCAG TATCTAGATGGAACAACCGATATTACACGAACTGTTCATTTTGGGAAACCTTCAGCACATGAGAAAGCATGTTATACAGCA GTCCTTAAGGGTCACATTGCTCTTGGAAATGCTAGATTTCCTAATGGAACAAACG GTCATGCTCTTGATATTCTTGCTAGAGTCCCACTGTGGAAGGATGGTCTTGATTACCGGCATGGTACTGGACATGGAATTGGGTCCTACCTGAATGTTCATGAAG GACCTCATTTAATCAGTTTCAGACCACAGGCTCGAAATGTACCACTTCAATCTTCCATGACTGTTACAGATG AACCTGGTTATTACGAAGATGGAAATTTTGGAATAAGATTGGAGAATGTGCTCATTGTCAATGAAGCTGATACAAAATTCAATTTTGGTGATAAAGGGTACTTGTCATTTGAACACATTACCTGG GCACCATACCAGACGAAGTTGATTGACCTGAACCTTCTAATGCCTGACGAGATAAGTTGGTTGAACTCGTATCACTCGAAATGTAGAGATATTCTGGCACCATATTTGGATGTCGCTGAAAATGCATGGCTACAGAAAGCCACTGAACCGGTAGCTGTGTGA
- the LOC130979453 gene encoding probable NAD(P)H dehydrogenase (quinone) FQR1-like 2, translating into MGKGGGCVPSKKKVPHVAGGSPSSATAGTSRTAPIQRDDTSADDTTEIAQASSSEVAAAATGMARLRIFIVFYSMYGHVEGLARRLKKGVDGVEGVEGVLYRVPETLSTEILQQMRAPPKDDSIPVITAEELAAADGVLFGFPTRYGSMAAQMKAFFDSTGQLWKEQKLAGKPAGFFVSTGTQGGGQETTAWTAITQLAHHGMLFVPIGYTFGPGMFKMESIRGGSPYGAGVYAGDGTREPSETELALAEHQGKYMALVVKRLNR; encoded by the exons ATGGGGAAAGGAGGAGGTTGCGTTCCCAGTAAGAAGAAGGTGCCGCATGTCGCCGGTGGCTCTCCCTCCTCCGCCACTGCCGGAACATCCCGGACGGCGCCGATCCAACGTGACGACACCTCCGCCGATGACACTACCGAAATCGCCCAAGCGTCGTCGTCTGAGGTGGCCGCCGCCGCTACCGGCATGGCGAGGCTGAGGATCTTCATCGTGTTTTATTCAATGTACGGACACGTGGAAGGCCTAGCGAGGAGGCTGAAGAAGGGCGTGGACGGCGTTGAGGGCGTGGAAGGGGTTCTTTACAGGGTGCCGGAGACGCTCTCGACGGAGATTCTGCAGCAGATGAGGGCGCCGCCCAAAGATGATAGCATACCTGTGATAACGGCAGAGGAGCTGGCGGCGGCGGACGGGGTGCTGTTCGGGTTTCCGACGAGGTACGGGAGCATGGCGGCGCAGATGAAGGCTTTCTTTGACTCCACTGGTCAGCTGTGGAAGGAGCAGAAGCTCGCCGGAAAACCCGCAGGGTTCTTCGTCAGCACTGGCACTCAAGGAGGAGGTCAAGAAACCACTGC ATGGACGGCAATCACACAGCTGGCACACCATGGAATGCTGTTTGTTCCTATTGGATATACATTTGGACCTGGAATGTTCAAGATGGAATCCATTAGAGGGGGTTCGCCTTATGGTGCCGGAGTGTATGCCGGTGATGGCACAAGGGAGCCAAGTGAAACAGAGCTCGCACTTGCAGAGCATCAGGGCAAGTATATGGCTCTTGTGGTCAAGCGGCTCAACAGATGA